A window of the Cicer arietinum cultivar CDC Frontier isolate Library 1 chromosome 6, Cicar.CDCFrontier_v2.0, whole genome shotgun sequence genome harbors these coding sequences:
- the LOC101498294 gene encoding uncharacterized protein, with translation MEAETVVHTGGCHCKSVRWKVVAPSSVVAWDCNCSNCYMRANTHFIVPAEKFELLGDSAKFLTTYTFGTHTAKHTFCKICGITSFYYPRSNPDGVAVTVRCVDPGTLTRIEIKHFDGKNWERSYNETGISSCSKVQK, from the coding sequence ATGGAAGCTGAAACAGTGGTGCATACAGGAGGATGCCATTGTAAGAGTGTAAGGTGGAAGGTGGTAGCTCCTTCCAGTGTAGTGGCATGGGACTGCAACTGCTCAAACTGTTACATGAGAGCTAATACTCACTTCATTGTACCTGCTGAAAAGTTTGAGCTTTTGGGAGATTCTGCTAAGTTTCTTACAACTTACACGTTTGGAACTCACACTGCAAAGCACACATTCTGTAAAATATGTGGTATAACTTCATTCTATTACCCACGCTCAAACCCAGATGGGGTTGCAGTTACAGTCAGGTGTGTTGACCCTGGAACGTTGACACGCATTGAAATCAAGCATTTTGATGGGAAGAATTGGGAACGTTCATATAATGAAACAGGCATCTCTTCATGTTCAAAGGTGCAGAAGTGA
- the LOC101494386 gene encoding aspartic proteinase PCS1, with translation MLYKSQLISTSNHNNTQIKTPSYNYKFSFKYSMALIVNLPIGTPPQLQQMVLDTGSQLSWIQCHKKAPPTASFDPSLSSTFSILPCTHPLCKPRIPDFTLPTSCDQNRLCHYSYFYADGTYAEGNLVREKFTFSRSVSTPPLILGCATESTDPRGILGMNLGRLSFAHQSKITKFSYCVPTRQTRPGISPTGSFYLGNNPNSKGFRYVGMLTFSKSQRMPNLDPLAYTIPMQGIRIGGKKLSISPAVFRADAGGSGQTMVDSGSEFTYLVSDAYDKVRAEVVRAVGSRIKKGYVYGGVADMCFDGNAVEIGRLIGEMVFEFERGVEVVIPKERVLADVGGGVHCVGIGSSDKLGAASNIIGNFHQQNMWVEFDLLHRRIGFGRADCSRLAK, from the coding sequence ATGCTATACAAATCTCAACTAATTTCAACTTCAAATCACAACAACACACAAATCAAAACACCTTCTTATAACTACAAATTCTCTTTCAAATATTCAATGGCTCTCATCGTTAATCTTCCTATTGGAACTCCACCTCAACTTCAACAAATGGTGTTGGACACAGGAAGCCAACTCTCGTGGATTCAGTGTCACAAAAAAGCACCTCCAACGGCGTCGTTTGATCCTTCTCTCTCTTCAACTTTCTCTATCCTCCCTTGTACTCACCCTCTTTGTAAACCACGAATTCCCGATTTTACCCTCCCAACTTCCTGTGACCAGAACCGCCTCTGCCACTATTCATATTTTTACGCAGACGGCACTTACGCTGAGGGTAATCTCGTCAGAGAAAAATTCACATTTTCTCGTTCCGTTTCTACCCCTCCTCTAATCCTCGGCTGCGCCACAGAATCAACTGACCCCCGGGGTATTTTAGGAATGAATCTCGGCCGTTTGTCCTTTGCTCACCAGTCCAAAATTACCAAATTCTCCTACTGTGTACCAACCCGTCAAACCCGACCCGGAATCTCTCCAACCGGGTCATTCTACCTCGGTAACAACCCGAATTCTAAAGGGTTTCGTTACGTCGGAATGTTGACATTTTCCAAGAGTCAACGCATGCCGAACCTCGACCCCTTGGCTTACACTATCCCTATGCAAGGTATAAGAATCGGCGGGAAGAAACTGAGCATTTCGCCGGCGGTTTTCCGAGCCGATGCAGGTGGGTCGGGTCAAACCATGGTTGACTCCGGATCCGAATTCACATATTTAGTTAGCGATGCTTATGATAAAGTGCGGGCAGAAGTGGTTAGAGCTGTGGGGTCGAGGATTAAAAAGGGTTACGTGTACGGCGGGGTAGCTGACATGTGTTTCGATGGTAATGCGGTTGAGATCGGACGGCTGATAGGTGAGATGGTGTTTGAATTTGAAAGAGGCGTGGAGGTTGTGATTCCGAAGGAGAGAGTACTTGCTGACGTAGGGGGTGGGGTCCACTGTGTTGGGATTGGAAGCTCCGATAAATTAGGTGCGGCTAGTAACATTATTGGGAATTTTCATCAGCAAAATATGTGGGTAGAATTTGATCTGCTTCATCGTAGAATTGGCTTTGGTAGAGCTGATTGTAGCAGATTGGCGAAGTAA
- the LOC101498961 gene encoding uncharacterized protein → MTTRIAPGVGANLLGQHSAERNQDATAYVGNLDPQISEELLWELFVQAGPVVNVYVPKDRVTNQHQGYGFVEFRSEEDADYAIKVLNMIKLYGKPIRVNKASQDKKSLDVGANLFIGNLDPDVDEKLLYDTFSAFGVIVTNPKIMRDPDTGNSRGFGFISYDSFDASDAAIEAMNGQYLCNRQITVSYAYKKDTKGERHGTPAERTLAESNPTAQKSRPHTLFASGPPTLPNVAQANGTVPAPVPPRPFANGVAPAPIPAIHPPPPQAAAFQPMPVPGQQVWHQQQPGQQMMQHMMPPPPMQQFRPPHPMQMPPPPPPQGVQGPPRPLPPPSVMANHQQSVWRPPPPPQQQGGRPMGYPQNSMPPPPPPNNHGMPPHSG, encoded by the exons ATGACTACTCGAATTGCTCCTGGTGTGGGTGCCAATTTGCTTGGCCAACATTCTGCCGAGAGAAATCAAGATGCTACAGCTTACGTTGGCAATCTCGACCCTCAG ATTTCCGAGGAGTTATTGTGGGAGCTTTTTGTTCAAGCTGGCCCTGTAG TTAATGTCTATGTTCCTAAGGATAGAGTTACCAATCAGCATCAAGGTTATGGATTTGTTGAATTCCGAAGTGAAGAAGATGCTGACTAT GCCATCAAGGTACTTAACATGATTAAACTTTATGGAAAACCAATACGTGTAAATAAG gcATCCCAAGATAAAAAAAGCTTGGATGTCGGGGCAAACCTTTTCATTGGTAATCTGGATCCT GATGTAGATGAGAAGCTCTTGTATGATACTTTCAGTGCATTTGGAGTTATTGTTACTAATCCAAAG ATCATGAGAGATCCTGACACAGGAAATTCCCGAGGCTTTGGCTTTATCAGCTATGATTCATTTGATGCATCTGATGCAGCTATTGAG GCAATGAATGGACAGTATCTTTGCAATCGTCAAATTACAGTATCATATGCTTATAAGAAAGACACTAAAGGTGAAAGGCATGGTACTCCAGCAG AAAGAACTTTGGCTGAAAGTAATCCAACTGCACAAAAGAGCAGGCCTCATACTTTATTTGCCAGTGGTCCCCCAACCCTTCCAAACGTTGCTCAGGCTAATGGTACTGTTCCCGCTCCAGTGCCTCCTCGCCCCTTCGCTAATGGTGTTGCCCCAGCTCCTATTCCTGCCATCCATCCACCGCCTCCTCAAGCTGCAGCCTTCCAGCCTATGCCGGTACCTGGACAGCAAGTATGGCATCAACAGCAGCCAGGTCAACAAATGATGCAACACATGATGCCTCCACCTCCAATGCAGCAGTTCAGGCCACCTCACCCAATGCAGATGCCACCGCCACCACCTCCACAAGGTGTTCAGGGACCTCCAAGGCCTCTTCCCCCACCATCAGTAATGGCAAACCATCAACAATCTGTATGGagaccaccaccaccacctcaaCAACAAGGTGGACGACCTATGGGATATCCTCAGAACTCAATGCCGCCGCCGCCACCTCCCAATAACCATGGAATGCCACCACATTCAGGTTGA
- the LOC101499281 gene encoding uncharacterized protein, giving the protein MSLRVSMAKLFKKLRFPASNAFSTLSTNSLPISFSGKTFSHWYQSGAYGWRINLRDPCLCWTFVTLGISANTVFAEDATAKTSSDNNPGDDLTGFRKIEDGSVASNIHTAKWRVFTDKARELFLQGKLNDAERLFLSAIQEAKEGFGEQDPHVASACNNLAELYRVKKAFDKAEPLYLEAIKILEESFGPDDVRVAVAVHNLGQFYLGQRMLEKARVSYERALKIKRRVLGYEHSECSDTMYQIGMVLYLEGKEKDAEALIKDSISMLERSAEGESLVCIRRLRFLSQIYLKSHRLDEAEMVQRKILNIMELSKGWNSLDTVIAAESLALTLHASSETKQSKELLERCLEVRKALLPSVHIQIGANLLHLARVAILDSSQQKKSDVSRAKAELDMAKDHLHNSIRIARQCLDKVLKQKDKLKKNSVLVHSKKEAHAALVILLQSLSTLSSVEFAKQELQETQKGNTNVEAQEALLQCIATYKEFVHEKSIVDSPEIKNEYLSCFKRAQSLLGDKLNAEDFQKLNQPS; this is encoded by the exons ATGTCTCTGCGCGTGTCAATGGCGAAATTGTTCAAAAAACTTCGTTTTCCTGCTTCCAACGCCTTCTCTACACTTTCCACCAATTCATTGCCCATCTCATTTTCCG GTAAAACATTTTCCCACTGGTATCAAAGTGGAGCATATGGTTGGAGAATAAATCTTAGGGATCCTTGTTTATGCTGGACAT TTGTGACTCTAGGGATTAGTGCCAACACTGTGTTTGCAGAGGATGCAACGGCCAAAACATCTTCCGATAATAATCCTGGGGATGATTTAACTGGATTTAGAAAAATTGAGGATGGTTCTGTAGCCTCAAATATACATACAGCAAAATGGAGAGTCTTTACTGATAAAGCAAGAGAGCTTTTTCTACAG GGAAAACTCAATGATGCTGAAAGACTCTTCCTTTCTGCCATACAAGAAGCTAAAGAAGGTTTTGGCGAGCAAGATCCGCATGTTGCGTCTGCATGCAACAATTTG GCCGAGTTGTACAGGGTCAAAAAGGCATTTGACAAAGCAGAACCATTGTATTTGGAAGCTATCAAGATCTTAGAAGAATCTTTTGGTCCTGACGATGTAAG GGTTGCGGTTGCTGTTCACAACCTAGGGCAGTTCTACCTTGGACAGCGGATGTTGGAAAAAGCTCGAGTTAGCTATGAG CGCGCTTTGAAG ATAAAAAGGCGTGTTCTGGGATATGAACATTCAGAATGTTCAGATACAATGTATCAAATCGGCATG GTGCTGTATcttgaaggaaaagaaaaggatgcCGAGGCCCTTATTAAGGACTCTATAAGCATGCTAGAG AGAAGTGCTGAAGGGGAGTCACTTGTATGCATTAGAAGACTCCGTTTCCTCTCACAG ATATATTTGAAATCACATCGACTTGATGAAGCTGAGATGGTACAGAGAAAGATCCTAAATATAATGGAATTGTCAAAG GGATGGAATTCCTTGGACACAGTTATTGCAGCTGAATCCCTGGCCCTGACCCTACATGCATCATCCGAAACAAAACAGTCAAAAGAGCTTcttgaaag ATGTCTTGAAGTCCGGAAAGCCTTACTTCCTAGTGTTCACATTCAG ATTGGTGCAAACCTACTTCATCTAGCAAGAGTGGCAATACTTGATTCCAGCCAACAAAAAAAAAGCGATGTTTCTAGAGCTAAAGCTGAGCTTGATATGGCAAAGGATCATTTGCATAATTCCATAAG GATTGCGCGTCAATGTTTAGATAAGGTATTGAAACAAAAAGACAAGTTGAAGAAAAACAGTGTGCTTGTACATTCTAAAAAAGAAGCCCATGCAGCACTTGTCATATTG TTGCAATCACTCAGTACTCTATCATCGGTGGAGTTTGCTAAGCAAGAATTGCAGGAGACTCAG AAAGGGAATACCAACGTTGAAGCTCAAGAGGCACTTCTTCAATGCATTGCTACTTACAAGGAG TTTGTACATGAGAAGTCCATTGTTGATTCTCCTGAAATAAAGAACGAATATCTTTCATGTTTTAAGCGTGCTCAAAGCTTGCTTGGCGATAAGCTTAATGCAGAGGATTTCCAAAAGCTGAATCAGCCATCATGA